In the Mytilus trossulus isolate FHL-02 chromosome 1, PNRI_Mtr1.1.1.hap1, whole genome shotgun sequence genome, one interval contains:
- the LOC134683732 gene encoding recQ-like DNA helicase Blm, giving the protein MLQSKKVLSQINIYRLKEYSFFKPSQVKCLKSALVGDTVCVLPTGYGKSLIFEALPFFSNGVVIVVSPLNSILYEQLDRYGDLAIHFNELLYKNSGAKIPSNVKYVIGHPEQFINKEAFQLLKCELRDRITHIVVDEAHCVVQWGNGFREQFYELIKLRSLFPSAKILALTATATTEMQAEIVKRLGMKGVGTIVGNMDRPNIKLMVSTRPAGCGGKTCVEDSYDYIYSPLCAELGNMKELFPKTVVYTKLKWCGYGQELFIRLDPDLKDYVAQYHSPCTPQMKSKVLNSMAQMDSSIRLLFATEAYSMGTDAPDIRRVIHAGVPSTMETYIQEIGRAGRDGNPAIAKLFFNKMDISSAAKGMTDGMRNYCQSKECRRDYICTHFGFNNCFDKEKHDCCDICELKCTCDSCFAQLTENIEEHPVCETKKVTVKRKTVTEINQLLCEYFEAENTSVEMPSASLYTGLDSLLAAKIAKNYNIYDNTDVIKSDFPFIAEEVSLNISLIVKAIVENEKK; this is encoded by the exons atgctACAATCCAAGAAAGTCTTATCGCAAATCAACATCTACAGATTGAAAgagtattctttttttaaaccatcTCAGGTTAAATGTCTGAAAAGTGCTTTAGTTGGAGATACTGTGTGTGTGTTGCCGACTGGATATGGTAAATCGTTGATTTTTGAAGCTTTGCCTTTCTTCAGTAACGGAGTTGTAATTGTAGTGTCGCCCCTGAATTCGATTCTGTATGAACAGTTAGACCGATATGGAGACCTTGccatacattttaatgaactTTTGTATAAGAACAGTGGAGCTAAGATTCCTTCAAACGTTAAATATGTGATTGGACACCCAGAACAATTTATTAACAAAGAAGCTTTTCAACTTCTTAAGTGTGAATTAAGAGATAGAATCACTCATATTGTGGTTGATGAGGCACATTGTGTTGTACAATGGGGAAATGGTTTCCGAGAACAGTTTTATGAACTAATCAAGCTCCGGTCATTGTTTCCTAGTGCCAAAATTTTGGCATTGACTGCTACAGCAACCACAGAAATGCAAGCAGAAATAGTGAAAAGATTAGGAATGAAAGGAGTCGGAACTATTGTTGGAAACATGGATAGACCTAATATTAAGTTGATGGTTTCAACAAGACCAGCAGGGTGTGGTGGAAAAACATGTGTTGAAGACTCTTATGACTATATTTACAGTCCATTGTGTGCTGAACTTGGCAATATGAAGGAGTTATTTCCGAAGACAGTGGTGTACACAAAACTCAAGTGGTGTGGATATGGCCAGGAATTATTTATCCGATTGGATCCTGACCTGAAGGACTATGTAGCTCAGTACCATAGCCCGTGTACTCCACAG ATGAAATCCAAGGTACTGAACAGTATGGCACAGATGGACAGCAGTATTCGTTTGTTGTTTGCAACAGAGGCCTACAGCATGGGTACAGATGCACCAGACATTAGACGTGTTATTCATGCTGGGGTACCATCAACAATGGAAA CATACATACAGGAAATTGGAAGAGCAGGTCGTGATGGAAACCCAGCAATTGCCAAATTGTTCTTTAACAAAATGGACATTTCTTCAGCTGCTAAGGGTATGACTGATGGCATGAGAAACTATTGCCAAAGTAAAGAATGCCGAAGAGACTACATTTGCACTCACTTCGGATTCAACAATTGTTTTGATAAAGAGAAACATGATTGTTGTGACATATGTGAACTTAAATGTACATGTGATAGTTGTTTTGCTCAACTTACAGAGAACATAGAGGAACATCCAGTATGTGAAACCAAAAAAGTAACAGTTAAAAGGAAAACTGTCACAGAAATAAATCAGTTACTTTGTGAATATTTTGAAGCTGAAAACACTTCAGTGGAAATGCCGTCAGCAAGTTTATATACAGGACTTGATTCTTTGTTAGCTGCCAAAATAGCAAAGAATTACAATATTTATGACAACACTGATGTCATTAAATCAGATTTTCCTTTCATTGCTGAAGAAGTTTCACTTAACATTTCTCTTATTGTAAAAGCTATTGtggaaaatgaaaagaaatag
- the LOC134683724 gene encoding uncharacterized protein LOC134683724: MPSPRKTNLNICVVCKIQKEKKIEWRLIDSSHGQKKRIAQLLLKYGEIDVVDGAICRPCERKLSSLDNSVREFKFKCNQNFHLISPKRCFTDENTNPAKKLSNNGENVENPTPSSPKSTHMSTSSNISTPQNFNTVRKQLGDISNITCTPIRPKHHDTLNDSGISLSTPEIEIETNSLALNRKNKSNSTVTCSKELFKDTPTNVECHDHIYSAVSTPRKRSKIKTTKETLPKEEETLAVKSLKKIIVKQQQYDYLSPVELAEIVSVLPLGSRSALIQTLLKYDSFKHLITDELMKILSNQHDILKNRKRGKLSVLNGKSFEDMINFNWSPIVEELCDEFPVLCRTILSFMLPDNLTEKTKSDRITSMVPRIGFIYSLLAQSRNQELSKVQHMINTILFDNLCDQKVFDRLHSIGACMSYGHSLTILDKYGGHFNSAVIDALKSGKRIRLVGDNINWMTNVHDERKDNHAHMHHAFGSACIIQNTSFDLLSSIKPQLDYRYASVETFLPSRNDWHLLREDYSVHILKVASKHIPFFKEFCKPFENFFHGTLTEELKTKTR; this comes from the exons ATGCCGTCACCACGAAAAACAAACCTGAACATATGCGTGgtttgtaaaatacaaaaagaaaaaaaaattgaatggaGATTGATAGACTCAAGTCATGGACAAAAGAAAAGAATTGCtcaacttttattaaaatatggaGAAATTGATGTGGTTGACGGTGCCATATGCAGACCATGTGAGCGAAAGTTGTCAAGTCTTGACAATAGTGTCAgagaattcaaatttaaatgtaatcaaaattttcatttgatatcacCCAAACGTTGTTTTACAGATGAAAATACAAACCCTGCCAAAAAACTTAGTAACAATGGAGAAAATGTTGAAAATCCTACACCTTCATCACCGAAATCAACACACATGTCAACTTCCAGTAATATTTCAACACCACAAAATTTTAACACTGTGAGAAAACAGCTCGGGGACAtatcaaatattacatgcaCGCCAATCAGACCCAAGCATCATGATACACTTAACGATTCTGGGATATCACTGTCTACAcctgaaattgaaattgaaacaaatagTCTTGCTCTTAATaggaaaaacaaatcaaatagtACAGTTACATGTAGTAAAGAATTATTTAAGGATACACCTACAAATGTTGAATGTCATGATCACATCTATAGTGCTGTTAGTACACCCAGGAAGAGATCAAAAATTAAGACTACAAAAGAAACTTTACCCAAAGAAGAAGAGACATTAGCAgtgaaaagtttgaaaaaaataatagtcaAACAACAACAATATGATTATTTATCACCAGTAGAATTAGCTGAAATCGTGTCAGTTCTGCCGCTGGGATCCAGATCTGCACTTATTCAAACTCTTTTAAAGTATGATTCCTTTAAACATCTTATAACTGATGAACTGATGAAAATATTATCCAATCAgcatgatattttaaaaaacagaaaaagaggCAAGCTTAGTGTATTGAATGGGAAATCATTTGAGGatatgataaattttaattggaGTCCAATTGTAGAAGAACTATGTGATGAATTCCCAGTTTTATGTCGCACAATATTGAGTTTTATGCTACCAGATAACTTGACAGAAAAAACAAAGTCTGATCGCATTACATCAATGGTCCCGAGGATAGGGTTTATTTATTCTTTGCTAGCACAGAGTCGCAACCAAGAATTGAGCAAGGTTCAGCACATGattaatacaattttgtttGACAACTTGTGTGATCAAAAG GTATTTGATCGTCTACATTCAATTGGGGCATGCATGAGTTATGGACATAGTCTTACCATATTAGACAAGTATGGAGGTCACTTTAATTCTGCAGTAATAGATGCCTTAAAATCAGGAAAAAGAATTAGACTTGTAGGGGATAATATTAACTGGATGACAAATGTGCACGATGAAAGAAAAGACAACCATGCACATATGCATCATGCATTTGGATCTGCATGCATCATTCAGAACACATCATTTGATTTGCTTTCCAGCATAAAGCCTCAG TTGGACTACAGATATGCATCAGTGGAAACTTTCTTACCTTCCAGAAATGATTGGCATCTACTAAGAGAAGACTATAGTGTCCACATTTTAAAAGTGGCTTCTAAACACATACCATTCTTCAAGGAATTTTGTAAGccatttgaaaacttttttcaTGGAACCTTGACTGaggaattgaaaacaaaaacaaggtGA